A genomic window from Arthrobacter globiformis includes:
- the rbfA gene encoding 30S ribosome-binding factor RbfA → MADPARAAKMAQRIKVVVAEALGRKVKDPRLEGITVTDARVTNDLQHATIYYTVLGDQAVQVDAARGLEKAKGVLRQEVGRNITARLTPTLEFVADQIPVNASNLEELLREAKRRDAEVAALAEKAKHAGDADPYKSDVQPDVEIDEDDFDEEDLDLADDETIDEDRNR, encoded by the coding sequence ATGGCTGATCCGGCACGCGCTGCCAAGATGGCGCAGCGGATTAAGGTTGTTGTTGCTGAGGCTTTGGGCCGGAAGGTCAAGGATCCCCGGCTCGAGGGCATTACTGTCACTGATGCCCGGGTGACCAATGACCTGCAGCATGCCACCATCTACTACACCGTGCTCGGTGACCAGGCCGTGCAGGTTGACGCCGCCAGAGGCTTGGAGAAGGCCAAGGGCGTGCTGCGGCAGGAAGTGGGCCGCAACATCACCGCCCGGCTTACCCCCACACTCGAGTTCGTAGCCGACCAGATTCCGGTGAACGCCTCCAACCTTGAGGAACTGCTCCGGGAGGCCAAGCGGCGCGACGCCGAGGTGGCTGCCCTGGCCGAGAAGGCCAAGCACGCCGGCGACGCCGACCCGTACAAGAGCGACGTCCAGCCGGACGTGGAAATCGACGAAGACGACTTCGATGAAGAGGACCTCGACCTGGCCGACGATGAGACAATCGACGAGGACCGGAACCGCTAG
- a CDS encoding nucleoside deaminase, translating to MRAHPSAADVTEYLTEAVALAQRNVAAGGGPFGALVVTAAGTVHEGVNRVTRDNDPTAHAEVVAIRTAAGETGNFDLSGAVLYASCEPCPLCLAAALWARIDRVYFAADRHGAAAAGFDDALFYEYFGGSRPELLPVSHTPVPTSGSPFDAWRNNAERTDY from the coding sequence ATGCGCGCCCACCCATCAGCAGCAGACGTAACCGAATACCTGACCGAAGCCGTGGCATTGGCCCAGCGGAACGTCGCGGCCGGAGGCGGGCCTTTCGGCGCGCTGGTGGTAACAGCCGCCGGCACCGTCCACGAAGGGGTCAACCGCGTCACCCGGGACAACGACCCCACGGCCCATGCCGAGGTGGTGGCAATACGTACCGCCGCTGGAGAGACCGGGAACTTTGATCTCAGCGGCGCTGTCCTGTACGCCAGCTGCGAGCCCTGCCCGCTGTGCCTTGCGGCGGCGCTCTGGGCGCGTATCGACCGCGTGTACTTCGCCGCCGACCGGCACGGCGCGGCCGCCGCGGGATTTGACGACGCGCTCTTCTATGAATACTTCGGCGGCTCCCGGCCGGAACTGCTGCCTGTCAGCCATACCCCGGTTCCGACGTCGGGCAGCCCGTTCGATGCCTGGCGCAACAACGCCGAACGCACCGACTACTGA
- a CDS encoding ScyD/ScyE family protein: protein MEKQRALWAAVAAASILLSASPAGHAAPAGKAAGSQSAPAVLARGLLTPLHLSDGQDGSVLVSEEFAGQLTKIARDGSKSVVYRNAAWDVAGSDRRGRTIYLAESQGAGPMDPRPFAGHIRSIDTDGKHRTFGDLAALEMKHNADGGTSYGFKDLPAACVAKLPKDVPVSYKGEIDSHPYGIDVYGDTIYVADAGANAIVSVDVESGKAETVAVLPARPHTFTAEEAAALKLPGCITGHAYRFEPVPTDVKRGPDGWLYVSVLPGGPEDPALGSRGAVYKVNPHNGRVKLFADDVMSPTGLDMDDDGHVYVASLFGKGVLRLSAHSGKQTVVLPGMLTADVDIRGESIYATVNSLPAPNAAPDGRVVKAPLDD, encoded by the coding sequence ATGGAAAAGCAACGAGCACTTTGGGCTGCTGTCGCGGCTGCCTCAATCCTCTTGTCGGCGTCCCCGGCGGGCCACGCGGCCCCGGCAGGCAAGGCAGCAGGAAGCCAGTCAGCACCGGCCGTGCTTGCCAGGGGCCTGCTGACCCCGCTCCACCTCAGCGACGGACAGGACGGTTCAGTTCTGGTCAGCGAGGAATTCGCGGGGCAGCTGACGAAAATCGCCCGGGACGGCAGCAAATCGGTCGTCTACCGGAACGCGGCCTGGGATGTGGCCGGCAGCGACCGCCGTGGCCGCACCATATACCTGGCCGAGAGCCAGGGCGCCGGCCCCATGGATCCGAGGCCGTTTGCCGGACACATCAGGAGCATTGACACCGACGGCAAGCACCGTACCTTCGGCGACCTTGCTGCCCTGGAGATGAAGCACAACGCCGACGGCGGCACCAGCTACGGCTTCAAGGACCTTCCCGCCGCCTGCGTTGCGAAGCTACCCAAAGATGTGCCGGTTTCCTACAAGGGCGAGATCGATTCGCACCCCTATGGAATCGATGTCTACGGCGACACCATCTACGTAGCCGACGCCGGAGCCAACGCCATCGTCTCGGTCGACGTGGAGTCAGGCAAGGCCGAAACCGTCGCCGTGCTGCCGGCCCGGCCGCACACGTTCACCGCCGAGGAAGCCGCGGCCCTCAAACTTCCCGGCTGCATCACCGGCCACGCCTACCGCTTCGAGCCGGTGCCCACCGACGTCAAGCGCGGACCGGATGGCTGGCTGTACGTCTCCGTGCTGCCCGGCGGCCCGGAGGACCCGGCGCTGGGTTCCCGCGGAGCGGTGTACAAGGTCAATCCCCACAACGGCCGCGTGAAGCTGTTCGCTGACGACGTGATGTCACCCACCGGACTGGACATGGACGACGACGGGCACGTGTACGTCGCCTCCCTGTTCGGTAAGGGCGTGCTGCGGCTGTCTGCGCACTCCGGCAAGCAGACGGTAGTACTTCCGGGCATGCTCACGGCCGACGTCGACATCAGGGGCGAAAGCATCTACGCGACGGTCAACTCCCTGCCGGCACCGAATGCGGCACCGGACGGCCGCGTCGTGAAGGCCCCGCTGGACGACTAG
- a CDS encoding pyridoxal phosphate-dependent aminotransferase, with amino-acid sequence MPELSAHIRDVPVNQIREITEAAWRTPGALILSIGEPGFPLPRHVLDAGIACLDRDETNYTPNAGIPQLREAFAARFREQSGVDIAADRVYVVDGAQQGLHFAMSLLLAPGDEILIPNPGYPTFAMTSRLLHAVPVEYPLYPAHDFQPRIADIEALITDRTRVLMLNSPSNPLGAVLREDLTRELVELARRHDLWIISDECYEAFTYDVPHVSPARFDSTAPGEARVFTSLTLSKTYGLTGLRIGALVCPPGLEQRMNNVMEAIVSCVASPSQYAALAALTGPQDYVSQAHAHYRANRDAASAVLAEKGIPFLSAQGAFYLWADVSHVSGGNVRAWVKQFLAEAGVSFAPGTAFGSIGEGWIRVALCGDQSELVEGVGRLPRR; translated from the coding sequence ATGCCCGAGCTTTCCGCGCACATACGCGACGTACCCGTCAACCAGATCCGCGAAATCACCGAGGCAGCGTGGCGAACCCCGGGGGCGCTGATCCTGAGCATCGGCGAGCCCGGGTTCCCGCTCCCCCGCCATGTCCTGGATGCCGGAATCGCGTGCCTGGACCGTGACGAGACCAACTACACTCCGAACGCAGGGATCCCGCAGCTGCGCGAGGCTTTCGCCGCCAGGTTCCGGGAGCAGTCCGGCGTAGACATCGCGGCGGACCGCGTATATGTGGTTGACGGCGCCCAGCAGGGCCTGCACTTCGCCATGAGCCTGCTCCTCGCACCCGGCGACGAAATCCTGATTCCCAATCCGGGCTATCCCACGTTTGCCATGACCAGCCGGCTGCTTCATGCCGTCCCCGTGGAGTATCCCCTTTACCCCGCGCACGATTTCCAACCCCGGATCGCGGACATCGAGGCGCTCATCACGGACCGGACGCGCGTGCTCATGCTCAACTCGCCATCGAACCCCCTGGGCGCCGTCCTCCGGGAAGACCTGACCCGGGAACTGGTGGAACTGGCCCGCCGCCATGACCTGTGGATCATCTCGGACGAATGCTATGAGGCCTTCACGTACGACGTCCCGCACGTGAGTCCTGCCCGGTTCGATAGCACCGCCCCCGGTGAAGCACGCGTGTTCACGTCGCTGACGCTGTCCAAGACGTACGGGCTCACCGGTCTGCGCATTGGAGCACTGGTGTGCCCGCCGGGACTGGAGCAGCGGATGAACAACGTCATGGAGGCGATCGTCTCCTGCGTGGCGTCACCGTCCCAGTACGCGGCGCTCGCCGCGTTGACCGGTCCGCAGGACTATGTGTCGCAGGCCCACGCGCACTACCGTGCCAACCGCGACGCGGCGTCGGCCGTGTTGGCAGAGAAGGGCATTCCCTTCCTGAGCGCGCAGGGGGCGTTCTACCTGTGGGCGGACGTCTCGCACGTGAGCGGCGGAAACGTCCGGGCCTGGGTCAAACAGTTCCTCGCCGAGGCCGGCGTCTCGTTTGCTCCGGGAACGGCCTTTGGCTCCATCGGCGAGGGCTGGATCCGGGTTGCGTTGTGCGGCGACCAAAGTGAACTGGTCGAGGGCGTGGGCAGACTCCCCCGGAGGTAG
- a CDS encoding YlxR family protein, which yields MQQLGNQPQRTCIGCRKKGPRSELLRLVSDTGGSSAVVVDERRRMAGRGAWLHPSEACLALAVKRRAFGRALNGSTGTAAVERRITAGAHAADVPASAVPTVQPESGSEI from the coding sequence GTGCAACAACTCGGGAATCAGCCGCAGCGTACCTGCATCGGATGCCGGAAAAAGGGGCCGCGGTCAGAGTTGCTCCGGCTCGTCTCCGACACCGGCGGTTCGTCCGCCGTCGTGGTGGATGAACGACGCCGGATGGCTGGCCGGGGTGCATGGCTGCACCCCAGCGAAGCGTGCCTGGCCCTGGCGGTCAAGCGGCGAGCCTTCGGAAGGGCCCTCAACGGGTCAACCGGAACGGCCGCCGTCGAACGCCGGATAACGGCAGGAGCGCACGCTGCGGACGTCCCGGCGTCTGCAGTACCAACCGTCCAACCTGAAAGCGGGTCAGAAATCTGA
- the truB gene encoding tRNA pseudouridine(55) synthase TruB, translating to MLSGLVIVDKPQGWTSHDVVGRMRRIAGTRKVGHAGTLDPMATGVLVLGINKATRLLTYIVGTSKTYTATIRLGESTITDDAEGEVVSRASAASLTEDAIRSGVESLTGEIQQVPSSVSAIKVNGERSYARVRSGEDVQLAARPVTIHRFDIHGIRRDQAAGHATDVVDVDVTVECSSGTYIRALARDLGNSLGVGGHLTALRRTNVGPYSLDQARTLEQLAEDLEILEMSQAARALMPNRELSADETTEISFGRRIAAGTAAGTPGAATAEKPAAAFAPDGSLVALLADSGSFAKPVLVFAPGTGPGGSNSPGVPNGSRADGGQA from the coding sequence GTGCTTTCTGGACTGGTAATAGTGGACAAGCCGCAGGGATGGACCAGCCACGATGTGGTTGGACGGATGCGGCGGATCGCCGGTACCCGGAAAGTGGGCCACGCGGGAACGCTGGATCCCATGGCCACCGGCGTGCTGGTGCTCGGCATCAACAAGGCAACGCGGCTGCTTACGTACATCGTGGGCACGTCCAAGACCTACACGGCAACCATCCGGCTGGGGGAATCCACCATCACCGATGACGCCGAAGGCGAAGTTGTCAGCCGGGCGAGTGCCGCGTCCCTGACCGAGGACGCCATCCGCTCCGGAGTAGAGTCCCTCACAGGGGAGATCCAGCAGGTGCCCAGCAGCGTCAGTGCCATCAAGGTCAACGGTGAACGCTCCTACGCCCGCGTACGTTCCGGGGAAGATGTCCAGCTGGCTGCCCGGCCGGTCACCATCCACCGCTTCGACATTCACGGAATCCGCCGGGACCAGGCCGCCGGACACGCCACGGATGTGGTGGACGTCGACGTGACGGTGGAATGCTCCTCGGGCACCTACATCCGTGCCCTCGCCCGGGACCTCGGCAACTCACTCGGCGTCGGCGGGCACCTGACCGCATTGCGGCGGACAAACGTCGGACCCTACTCGCTGGACCAGGCGCGCACCCTTGAACAACTCGCCGAAGACCTCGAAATCCTGGAAATGTCGCAGGCGGCCAGGGCGCTCATGCCCAACCGTGAACTGAGCGCCGATGAAACCACCGAGATTTCCTTCGGCCGGCGCATCGCAGCCGGAACCGCGGCGGGCACACCGGGCGCCGCCACTGCGGAGAAGCCCGCAGCCGCGTTCGCGCCAGACGGGTCGCTTGTGGCGCTGCTCGCGGACAGCGGAAGCTTCGCCAAACCCGTGCTGGTTTTCGCCCCGGGAACGGGCCCCGGCGGCTCCAACAGTCCCGGCGTTCCGAATGGTTCCCGTGCCGACGGCGGGCAGGCCTAG
- a CDS encoding HNH endonuclease, producing MEAIGGLTADRAGRPGPGGLATAGANALQVVSSTADVVDYALDLLTSSAITAGDTALWGFGQAADFAGRVEQLSRHVEFLQVVAAGAVDRARTEALTAAASPLDTSAAAGDPGPGDDGSRNTVEFLQGRLRVPAAEARRRLSLAGAVLPRAGFGGQQLPPRYEELAAAVSTAQISSRAGTTITLALDRARHLTTPALTTEMEHALTQTAVESDGDFLTRVTKHWAEAIDQDGTEPSEPALRQIQGAFIRRPKHGLQHLEIFATAEQFETLTTVMNTATNPRTPAPADGTGSDGTDGDGAGERGGLAGWDTSGVPEIPLDHRSQGQKRLDGLVGACQTALTTDTLPANGGHRPQILVTINYRALLAEVQQRQGAQWFQAAQWSQGGQGPRPGYTGRTGDGTALLAYGGPVNPATIRKIACDADIIPVVLGSEGRILDVGRASRVFPPHIRKAIMARDQGCAFPGCTIPAPWCEAHHITYWSRGGTTGTGNGVLLCSHHHHLIHKEHWTIEVTNDVPWFKPPPELDPHRKPRRNHYFRSRPQHE from the coding sequence ATGGAAGCCATTGGGGGACTCACCGCAGACCGGGCCGGACGGCCCGGTCCCGGTGGGTTGGCTACCGCCGGCGCCAACGCCTTGCAGGTCGTTTCTTCCACGGCGGACGTGGTGGACTACGCCCTTGATCTGCTGACCTCCAGCGCGATCACCGCCGGAGACACGGCGTTGTGGGGTTTCGGGCAGGCCGCGGATTTCGCGGGCCGGGTCGAGCAGCTCTCCCGTCACGTGGAGTTTTTGCAGGTGGTGGCCGCCGGCGCGGTGGACCGTGCCCGCACCGAGGCCCTCACCGCCGCCGCGTCACCCCTCGACACGAGCGCTGCTGCAGGGGACCCGGGTCCGGGGGATGACGGGTCCCGCAACACTGTCGAGTTCCTGCAGGGGAGGCTGCGGGTCCCGGCCGCCGAAGCCCGCCGCCGGCTCTCCCTGGCCGGTGCCGTGCTGCCCCGGGCCGGTTTCGGCGGCCAGCAGCTCCCGCCCCGCTACGAAGAACTCGCCGCCGCGGTCAGCACCGCCCAGATCAGCTCCCGCGCCGGGACCACCATCACCCTGGCCCTGGACCGGGCCCGGCACCTCACCACCCCGGCCCTCACCACCGAGATGGAACACGCCCTGACCCAAACCGCCGTCGAAAGCGACGGCGACTTTCTGACCCGGGTCACCAAACACTGGGCCGAGGCGATCGACCAGGACGGGACCGAACCCTCCGAACCGGCCCTCCGCCAGATCCAGGGCGCCTTCATCCGCCGCCCCAAACACGGCCTGCAGCACCTGGAAATTTTCGCCACTGCCGAACAATTCGAAACCCTCACCACCGTCATGAACACCGCCACCAACCCCCGCACCCCGGCACCCGCCGACGGGACCGGCAGTGACGGGACGGATGGTGACGGGGCCGGTGAACGGGGTGGCCTGGCCGGCTGGGACACCTCGGGCGTCCCGGAGATCCCTTTGGATCACCGGTCCCAGGGCCAGAAGAGGCTCGACGGGCTCGTGGGCGCCTGCCAAACCGCCCTCACCACCGACACCTTGCCCGCCAACGGCGGGCACCGGCCCCAGATCCTGGTCACCATCAACTACCGCGCCCTCCTCGCCGAAGTCCAGCAACGACAGGGCGCGCAGTGGTTCCAGGCCGCGCAGTGGTCCCAGGGCGGGCAGGGTCCCCGGCCGGGCTACACCGGCCGGACCGGCGACGGCACCGCCCTGCTCGCGTACGGCGGCCCGGTTAACCCGGCCACGATCCGCAAAATCGCCTGCGACGCCGACATCATCCCCGTCGTCCTCGGCAGCGAGGGCCGGATCCTGGACGTCGGCCGCGCCTCACGGGTCTTCCCGCCCCACATCCGTAAAGCCATCATGGCCCGGGACCAGGGCTGCGCGTTCCCGGGCTGCACCATCCCCGCGCCCTGGTGCGAAGCCCACCACATCACCTACTGGTCCCGGGGCGGAACCACCGGCACCGGCAACGGCGTCCTGCTCTGCAGCCACCATCACCACCTCATCCACAAAGAACACTGGACCATCGAAGTCACCAACGACGTGCCCTGGTTCAAACCCCCACCAGAACTCGACCCCCACCGAAAACCCCGCCGCAACCACTACTTCCGCTCACGACCCCAACACGAATGA
- the infB gene encoding translation initiation factor IF-2: MAKVRVHELAKELGITSKDAVTKLQELGEFVRSASSTIEAPVVRKLRNAFPAAAASKSEAPAAAPKSPAKPAETRPAPAPGPAAPKAAAPAPAPAPAPAPAPKAEAPAAPAAPVAPAAPAAATPAAPSTGAKPGARPAPKAETPSRPGGAPRPGGPRPGNNPFATSQGMPRGRGGDGDRPPRPGNNPFATSQGMPRPGGGRTDGDRPGGPRPAAGAGGPRPGAPRPGATPGPRPAAGAGGPRPGGPRPGAGGNRPTPGMMPNRTERPAPAGAGRPGGGGRGPGRPGAPGTGGPGGGGGAPAGGGFGKGGRGRGGTQGAFGKGGAGRGKQRKSKRAKRQELEQMSAPSLGGVSVPRGDGNTVIRLRRGSSITDFADKIEANPAALVTVLFHLGEMATATQSLDEDTFALLGEELGYKLQVVSPEDEERELLSAFDIDVEAELEAEGDEELEARPPVVTVMGHVDHGKTRLLDAIRNSDVVAGEHGGITQHIGAYQISHEHEGALRDITFIDTPGHEAFTAMRARGAKVTDIAILVVAADDGVMPQTVEALNHAQAANVPIVVAVNKIDKEGANPDKVKGQLTEYGLVPEEYGGDTMFVEVSARQNVNIDELIDAVLLTADAALDLRANPDKAARGIAIEANLDKGRGSVATVLVQSGTLAVGDTIVAGTAHGRVRAMFDEDGEALDVALPSRPVQVLGLSNVPRAGDTFLVTTDERTARQIAEKREAADRNAQLAKRRKRISLEDFDQAVAEGKIDTLNLILKGDVSGAVEALEDALLKIDVGEGVQLRVIHRGVGAITQNDVNLATVDSAVIIGFNVKPAERVAELADREGVDMRFYSVIYSAIDDIELALKGMLKPEYEEVQLGTAEVREVFRSSKFGNIAGSIVRTGTIRRNTKARITRAGKLIGDNLTVETLKRFKDDVTEVRTDFECGIGLGSYNDITEGDIIETFEMREKPRV; this comes from the coding sequence GTGGCCAAGGTCCGCGTACATGAGCTTGCAAAAGAGCTCGGTATTACTTCCAAAGATGCAGTAACCAAACTGCAGGAACTGGGCGAATTTGTTCGCTCCGCCTCTTCCACCATTGAGGCCCCCGTGGTGCGGAAACTCCGCAACGCGTTCCCGGCTGCCGCCGCTTCGAAGTCCGAAGCCCCCGCAGCCGCCCCCAAGTCCCCGGCAAAGCCGGCGGAAACCCGTCCCGCGCCGGCTCCCGGTCCCGCTGCCCCCAAGGCTGCGGCGCCTGCTCCGGCTCCCGCTCCCGCACCGGCACCGGCCCCCAAGGCCGAGGCGCCTGCAGCTCCGGCTGCGCCCGTCGCCCCGGCAGCTCCGGCTGCCGCAACGCCTGCTGCGCCCTCCACCGGTGCCAAGCCGGGAGCACGTCCCGCGCCCAAGGCTGAGACCCCCTCACGTCCGGGCGGCGCTCCGCGTCCCGGCGGCCCCCGCCCCGGCAACAACCCCTTCGCCACGTCCCAGGGCATGCCCCGCGGCCGCGGAGGAGACGGTGACCGTCCGCCGCGCCCAGGCAACAACCCCTTTGCAACTTCCCAGGGCATGCCCCGTCCCGGCGGCGGCCGCACTGACGGCGACCGTCCCGGCGGCCCGCGTCCGGCAGCCGGTGCAGGCGGACCCCGCCCCGGCGCTCCGCGTCCCGGCGCTACGCCCGGCCCGCGTCCTGCAGCTGGTGCAGGCGGCCCCCGTCCCGGCGGTCCCCGTCCGGGTGCCGGCGGAAACCGGCCCACGCCTGGCATGATGCCTAACCGCACCGAGCGTCCCGCACCTGCAGGTGCCGGCCGTCCCGGTGGCGGCGGACGCGGTCCCGGCCGTCCCGGCGCTCCCGGAACCGGCGGTCCCGGTGGCGGCGGCGGTGCTCCGGCTGGCGGTGGCTTCGGCAAGGGTGGCCGCGGTCGCGGTGGCACTCAGGGTGCGTTTGGCAAGGGCGGCGCTGGCCGCGGCAAGCAGCGCAAGTCGAAGCGCGCAAAGCGCCAGGAACTTGAGCAGATGAGCGCACCGTCGCTGGGTGGCGTGAGCGTACCCCGCGGCGACGGCAACACTGTTATCCGGCTTCGTCGTGGCTCGTCCATCACGGACTTCGCTGACAAGATCGAGGCGAACCCCGCCGCACTGGTTACCGTGCTCTTCCACCTCGGTGAAATGGCAACGGCAACCCAGTCGCTGGACGAGGACACCTTTGCACTCCTCGGCGAGGAACTCGGTTACAAGCTGCAGGTCGTTTCGCCGGAGGATGAGGAGCGCGAACTGCTCAGCGCCTTCGATATCGACGTCGAAGCCGAACTCGAGGCTGAAGGCGACGAAGAGCTTGAGGCACGTCCTCCAGTAGTCACCGTCATGGGCCACGTTGACCACGGTAAGACCCGCCTGCTTGACGCCATCCGCAACTCGGATGTCGTCGCTGGCGAGCACGGTGGCATCACCCAGCACATCGGTGCCTACCAGATCAGCCACGAGCACGAGGGTGCGCTGCGCGACATCACCTTCATCGACACCCCGGGTCACGAAGCGTTCACCGCCATGCGTGCCCGTGGCGCGAAGGTCACGGACATCGCCATCCTGGTTGTGGCAGCGGACGACGGCGTGATGCCCCAGACCGTTGAAGCACTCAACCACGCCCAGGCGGCCAACGTGCCGATCGTCGTGGCCGTGAACAAGATCGACAAGGAAGGTGCGAACCCGGACAAGGTCAAGGGCCAGCTCACCGAGTACGGTCTGGTTCCCGAAGAATACGGTGGCGACACCATGTTCGTTGAGGTCTCTGCCCGCCAGAACGTCAACATCGATGAACTGATCGACGCCGTGCTGCTGACCGCCGACGCCGCGCTGGACCTGCGGGCCAACCCGGACAAGGCCGCCCGAGGCATCGCCATCGAAGCGAACCTGGACAAGGGCCGCGGTTCCGTGGCCACCGTCCTGGTGCAGTCCGGTACCCTCGCGGTCGGCGACACAATCGTTGCCGGCACGGCCCACGGCCGCGTCCGCGCAATGTTTGACGAAGACGGCGAAGCCCTCGACGTCGCACTGCCGTCCCGTCCGGTCCAGGTCCTCGGCCTGTCCAACGTGCCGCGTGCCGGTGACACCTTCCTGGTGACCACCGACGAGCGTACCGCCCGCCAGATCGCCGAAAAGCGTGAAGCAGCCGACCGCAACGCCCAGCTCGCCAAGCGCCGCAAGCGCATCAGCCTGGAAGACTTCGACCAGGCCGTCGCCGAAGGCAAGATCGACACCCTCAACCTCATCCTCAAGGGTGACGTCTCCGGTGCCGTGGAAGCCCTCGAAGACGCGCTGCTCAAGATCGACGTTGGCGAAGGCGTCCAGCTCCGTGTCATCCACCGCGGTGTTGGTGCGATCACGCAAAACGACGTCAACCTGGCTACGGTCGACAGCGCCGTCATCATCGGCTTCAACGTCAAGCCTGCCGAGCGTGTTGCCGAACTGGCAGACCGCGAAGGCGTGGACATGCGCTTCTACTCCGTCATCTACTCAGCAATCGATGACATCGAGCTGGCCCTTAAGGGCATGCTCAAGCCGGAGTACGAAGAGGTCCAGCTGGGCACGGCCGAGGTCCGCGAAGTGTTCCGTTCCTCCAAGTTCGGCAACATTGCAGGATCCATCGTTCGCACCGGTACCATCCGACGCAACACGAAGGCCCGCATCACCCGCGCCGGCAAGCTCATTGGCGACAACCTCACGGTGGAGACGCTCAAGCGGTTCAAGGACGACGTCACCGAGGTCCGCACGGACTTCGAGTGCGGTATCGGCCTTGGATCGTACAACGACATCACCGAAGGCGACATCATCGAGACCTTCGAGATGCGCGAGAAGCCGCGCGTCTAG